A region of Diadema setosum chromosome 15, eeDiaSeto1, whole genome shotgun sequence DNA encodes the following proteins:
- the LOC140238715 gene encoding beta-4C adrenergic receptor-like: protein MSAVTDISSISEIVFSEYTNNFDHLENITESGQSNFSAWFSSLFGTLSVAIALTAILGNFLVIATILTNRQLITYTNSFIVGLAMADLCNGVEITFRSVNTYLGYWPFGKVGCEIFLFVAHYTVQVIYVLILVIAIDRFRSIRSPLHHLRMKRLTYAVRQILATYISQVLVISFYLYALPLMLGRGFDIPDKVCLSRFSINESIGLYFMLITRYVPVLTTGMLYVVIYAIITRRKLFKKSLTTETKSNNPVTEYSLESKSVATVSVRFDRSTVDLETATHQHPSAGGKKRSYYRAERTLTMIFFILLVSSLPYIIAYSVHLLCDHCVSIGVFNAAVVVSHMSFAINPICYATGNPLIRAGIINLVCRPKRGEKS, encoded by the exons ATGTCAGCTGTCACAGATATATCGAGTATATCAGAGATTGTTTTCTCTGAGTACACTAATAATTTCGATCATCTCGAGAACATTACAGAGAGTGGGCAATCCAATTTTAGCGCTTGGTTTTCGTCCCTTTTCGGCACCCTGTCAGTTGCGATTGCCCTTACTGCAATCCTAGGAAACTTCCTCGTTATCGCCACCATTCTGACCAACCGTCAGCTGATAACGTACACGAACAGCTTCATCGTCGGCTTGGCGATGGCGGATCTCTGCAACGGTGTCGAGATCACTTTCCGAAGCGTGAACACCTACCTGGGGTACTGGCCGTTTGGCAAGGTTGGCTGCGAGATATTTCTCTTCGTCGCCCACTATACCGTGCAGGTCATTTACGTGCTCATTCTCGTCATCGCCATTGATCGCTTTCGCTCGATCAGGAGCCCTCTACATCATCTCCGGATGAAACGCCTGACGTACGCCGTCCGGCAAATTCTGGCGACCTACATCAGTCAGGTGCTGGTCATCTCATTCTACTTATATGCGTTACCATTGATGCTAGGCAGGGGGTTCGATATTCCAGATAAAGTGTGCCTGTCTCGATTCAGCATCAATGAAAGTATAGGCCTCTATTTTATGCTGATAACTCGCTACGTTCCTGTTCTCACAACAGGCATGTTGTACGTGGTAATCTATGCGATCATCACTCGTCGAAAATTGTTCAAGAAGTCATTAACGACAGAGACTAAGTCAAACAATCCTG TTACAGAATACTCCCTAGAAAGTAAGAGTGTGGCTACAGTGTCGGTACGGTTTGACAGGTCAACCGTTGATCTTGAGACTGCTACCCACCAGCACCCCTCGGCAGGTGGGAAGAAGAGGAGCTACTACCGGGCGGAACGAACCCTGACGATGATCTTCTTTATCCTGCTCGTTTCTAGTCTGCCGTACATAATAGCTTACAGCGTTCACTTGTTGTGCGACCACTGCGTTTCGATTGGAGTCTTCAAC GCCGCTGTGGTGGTCAGCCACATGAGTTTCGCCATCAACCCAATCTGCTATGCGACGGGGAATCCCCTCATCAGAGCTGGAATCATTAATCTGGTCTGCAGGCCAAAACGAGGGGAAAAATCCTAG